Proteins encoded by one window of Phenylobacterium soli:
- a CDS encoding thermostable hemolysin, whose protein sequence is MGEPLSLDDLTDETPPWRFGRLDILNGDRPGRAGLERFIEARYRQAFGARLAAHYPILVAVNGADGAPRAAAGVRFAEAGPLFLESYLDAVIEQAVGAPRTAIVEIGSLASVSAPATLDLLSALASWLGGPCGRRFAVATLRPDLARLLDRAGFGLRPIAAADPARLGETARSWGDYYQAAPQVFAGAIGSPPTLGRLALRRAAAADVRAVTP, encoded by the coding sequence TTGGGCGAGCCCCTATCCCTGGACGATCTGACGGATGAGACGCCACCCTGGCGCTTCGGCCGACTCGACATTCTCAACGGCGATCGCCCAGGTCGGGCGGGCCTGGAGCGGTTCATCGAGGCCCGCTATCGGCAGGCGTTCGGCGCCCGCCTCGCAGCGCACTACCCCATCCTCGTGGCCGTGAACGGCGCGGACGGCGCGCCCCGGGCGGCGGCCGGCGTGCGCTTCGCCGAGGCCGGACCGCTTTTCCTGGAAAGCTATCTCGACGCGGTCATCGAGCAGGCCGTGGGCGCCCCGCGCACGGCGATCGTCGAGATCGGCTCCCTCGCGTCGGTGAGCGCGCCGGCGACCCTCGACCTGCTGAGCGCCCTGGCGAGCTGGCTTGGCGGCCCCTGCGGGCGGCGGTTCGCGGTGGCCACCCTGCGACCCGACCTCGCCCGTCTGCTCGACCGGGCCGGCTTCGGCCTGCGCCCCATCGCGGCCGCGGATCCCGCTCGCCTCGGCGAGACGGCGCGCTCTTGGGGCGACTACTACCAAGCCGCGCCCCAGGTGTTCGCCGGCGCGATCGGCTCGCCCCCGACGCTGGGCCGTTTGGCCCTGCGCAGGGCGGCGGCCGCAGACGTCCGGGCGGTGACGCCATGA
- a CDS encoding RNA polymerase sigma factor, which yields MADPQALIDAYMRKRADLVRFFAKRTGSVPTGEDIVQDLYLKITSGPAPDDLRSPEAYLYRIGSNLMLDRMKSARRQAARDAGYGRTMAGDGPEGVAEEPPADDAVAARQRLAQLVKALDDLPKPVATAFRRHKFDGLTHGEVAAEMGVSRSAVEKYIMTALKHLMGKVGA from the coding sequence ATGGCCGATCCGCAGGCGCTGATCGACGCCTACATGCGCAAGCGCGCCGACCTCGTCCGGTTCTTCGCCAAGCGGACCGGATCGGTCCCGACGGGCGAGGACATCGTTCAGGACCTCTATCTGAAGATCACCTCGGGCCCGGCGCCCGACGACCTCCGCAGCCCGGAGGCGTACCTCTACCGGATCGGCTCGAACCTGATGCTCGACCGCATGAAGTCGGCGCGCCGCCAGGCCGCGCGCGATGCGGGCTATGGTCGCACGATGGCCGGAGACGGGCCGGAGGGCGTCGCCGAGGAGCCGCCGGCCGACGACGCGGTGGCCGCTCGCCAGAGGCTCGCACAACTTGTGAAGGCGCTGGACGATCTTCCCAAGCCGGTGGCAACCGCCTTCCGGCGCCACAAGTTCGATGGGCTCACCCACGGCGAGGTGGCGGCCGAGATGGGCGTCTCACGGAGCGCCGTCGAGAAGTACATCATGACAGCGCTCAAGCACCTGATGGGCAAGGTGGGCGCATGA
- a CDS encoding FecR family protein, producing the protein MTRTSDLGAVSPAARERAVEWHVRLQSDAAEEADWQAFEAWLDESSEHAAAYAEVDALWSELDDAPAQPAEIVTLKPRVAARRGPPRWAWPAAIAASLAIAAGVALNVGDFGGPAPVTYETAKGATREITLADGTHVRLNSGSKISVALGRHERRVEMADAEAAFDVTHDPSRPFIIAAGDRRIRVVGTEFDVLRHGGQVSVSVRRGVVEVRAAQADAAGPPIARLTRGQRLEHTEGAAGDRVGAVDPDKAFAWTQGRLVYEDARLEDVAADLNRYVAAPIVVAPEARNLRLSAVIDLDTEDAMVRRLAGFLPVSAVRDGDVYRIGLRPTQP; encoded by the coding sequence ATGACCCGCACGTCAGACCTCGGCGCCGTCAGCCCCGCCGCCCGCGAACGGGCGGTGGAGTGGCACGTGCGTCTGCAGTCCGACGCCGCGGAGGAGGCCGACTGGCAGGCCTTCGAGGCCTGGTTGGACGAGAGCTCCGAGCACGCCGCGGCCTACGCCGAGGTCGATGCCCTGTGGAGCGAACTGGACGACGCGCCGGCCCAGCCGGCCGAGATCGTCACCCTCAAGCCCCGCGTGGCCGCGCGCCGTGGACCGCCGCGCTGGGCCTGGCCGGCGGCCATCGCCGCCTCCCTGGCCATCGCCGCCGGCGTGGCGCTGAACGTCGGCGACTTCGGCGGACCGGCGCCGGTCACCTACGAGACGGCGAAGGGCGCCACCCGGGAGATCACGCTCGCGGACGGCACGCACGTGAGGCTGAACAGCGGCTCGAAGATCTCCGTCGCCCTCGGCCGGCATGAGCGCCGGGTCGAAATGGCCGACGCGGAGGCCGCCTTTGACGTGACCCACGATCCCTCGCGACCGTTCATCATCGCGGCTGGCGATCGCCGCATTCGCGTGGTCGGGACGGAGTTCGACGTCCTGAGGCACGGCGGCCAGGTGAGCGTCAGCGTCCGTCGCGGCGTGGTCGAGGTGCGCGCCGCCCAGGCGGACGCCGCCGGTCCGCCCATCGCGCGGCTGACCCGCGGCCAGCGGCTGGAGCACACGGAAGGCGCGGCGGGCGACCGCGTCGGCGCCGTCGATCCCGACAAGGCCTTCGCCTGGACCCAGGGCCGGCTGGTCTACGAAGACGCCCGGCTGGAGGACGTGGCGGCTGACCTCAACCGCTATGTGGCCGCGCCGATCGTCGTCGCCCCCGAGGCGCGCAACCTGCGGCTCAGCGCTGTGATCGACCTCGACACCGAAGACGCCATGGTCCGACGTCTGGCCGGCTTCCTGCCGGTGAGCGCGGTTCGTGACGGCGATGTCTATCGGATAGGCTTGCGTCCGACTCAGCCCTGA
- a CDS encoding hybrid sensor histidine kinase/response regulator: MDDLVSDFIAETREGLEALDSELVRFEQHPDDPETLGGIFRLIHTIKGTCGFLGLMRLQTVAHAAENVLGGFRDGVVPVTPTAVSAVLDTVDLIRSLTDALAESGAEPEGDDSALIARLEAVLEADGAPEAPVETPAAAAPAMATPADNRSLIERLGGDASLDAAAEMTLPKLRGEGGEATAFSAADPDRLQAALRDGLIEVARKQAATGGFAKALGETLETSLDAGQLAHAFDVMAASLRDLDVADRDVTELRDLALPAAEAEPEVEPMLEVAPPPVIEAVAPPPPAPAPAPPVVAAEPPPAPPAAQPAPAAKPLGETETPRAAAASSGGGDGAGPAQTIRVSVDALEHLMTVVSELVLIRNQLIQTLRLEPESPFAAPLNRLNQVTSELQEGVMTTRMQPISGAWAKLPRLVRDLAQDLGKKIDLVMYGQETELDRQVLELIKDPLTHMIRNAADHGLETPADRRAAGKSDVGRITLQARHEGGAIVIEVADDGRGLSAEKIRAKALATGLVTPTQAEQMSDADARSLIFLPGFSTASQVTSVSGRGVGMDVVRTNIEKIGGAIDVSSVEGGGTRFTIRIPLTLTIVSALIVECCDERFAIPQSSVVELVSASGASGASGRAIEYIDGSAVLRLRDRLLPLVSLQSLLGLEASGEPSGETCIVVCRVGAFTFGVIVDRVFDTEEIVVKPVATVLRHLKLYSGATILGDGSVILILDPKGMSSEAGAGQGATATQDEAEAQAAGEAQDRAALLVFRAANDALKAAPLASVSRIEEVAADQIERVDGRAVIQYRGKLMPILGADAQPAAVWEGGRRPLLVFAREDRAVGLLVEEIVDIVESAVSSELDSRGEGAMGSLIIAGKATELIDVGFYWRRAVNEDSAEPRARPGEGPARRGAGAKRLLVVDSSPFSQLLLRPLLAQAGYEVTVAVDADAALNLYDSGQQFHLIMADTRPGAPQVKAFAEALGKATRWHGTPLLSLAMQSAGEAGVDKTTLLDAVSGALDDMRGAA, translated from the coding sequence TTGGACGATCTGGTAAGCGATTTCATCGCAGAGACCCGCGAGGGGCTCGAGGCTCTCGATAGCGAGCTCGTGCGGTTCGAGCAGCATCCCGATGACCCGGAGACGCTGGGCGGCATCTTCCGCCTGATCCACACCATCAAAGGCACCTGCGGCTTCCTAGGGCTGATGCGTCTGCAGACCGTCGCCCACGCGGCGGAGAACGTCCTGGGAGGCTTCCGTGACGGGGTGGTTCCAGTCACCCCAACCGCTGTCTCGGCCGTCCTGGACACCGTCGACCTGATCCGCTCCCTCACCGACGCCCTGGCCGAATCCGGGGCTGAACCGGAAGGCGACGACAGCGCGCTCATCGCCAGGTTGGAGGCGGTGCTCGAGGCGGACGGCGCGCCCGAGGCGCCCGTCGAGACGCCGGCCGCGGCCGCGCCCGCCATGGCGACCCCTGCCGACAACCGCAGCCTCATCGAGCGGCTGGGCGGCGACGCCAGTCTCGACGCGGCGGCGGAGATGACCTTGCCCAAGTTGCGCGGCGAGGGGGGCGAGGCGACGGCGTTCTCGGCGGCCGATCCCGACCGCCTGCAGGCCGCGCTCCGCGATGGTCTGATCGAGGTGGCGCGCAAGCAGGCCGCGACGGGAGGCTTCGCCAAGGCACTCGGGGAGACGCTGGAGACGTCCCTGGACGCCGGCCAGCTCGCCCATGCCTTCGACGTGATGGCTGCATCCCTGCGCGATCTCGATGTCGCCGACCGCGACGTGACGGAGCTGCGTGACCTGGCCCTGCCCGCCGCGGAGGCCGAACCCGAAGTGGAGCCCATGCTCGAGGTCGCCCCGCCGCCGGTCATCGAGGCGGTCGCGCCGCCTCCGCCCGCGCCTGCGCCCGCGCCTCCCGTGGTCGCGGCCGAGCCCCCGCCGGCCCCGCCTGCGGCCCAGCCGGCTCCGGCGGCGAAGCCGCTCGGCGAGACCGAGACGCCCCGCGCCGCCGCCGCGTCCTCCGGCGGCGGTGACGGGGCGGGCCCCGCCCAGACCATCCGGGTCAGCGTCGACGCGCTCGAGCACCTGATGACGGTAGTCAGCGAACTGGTGCTGATCCGCAACCAGCTGATTCAGACCCTGAGGCTCGAGCCCGAGAGCCCGTTCGCCGCGCCGCTCAACCGGCTGAACCAGGTGACCAGCGAGCTGCAGGAAGGGGTGATGACCACCCGCATGCAGCCGATCAGCGGCGCCTGGGCCAAGCTGCCGCGCCTGGTGCGGGACCTGGCGCAGGACCTCGGCAAGAAGATCGACCTCGTCATGTACGGCCAGGAGACCGAACTCGACCGCCAGGTGCTCGAGCTGATCAAGGATCCGCTCACCCACATGATCCGCAACGCCGCCGACCACGGGCTGGAGACGCCGGCCGACCGGCGCGCCGCCGGCAAGTCGGACGTCGGACGCATCACCCTGCAGGCGCGCCATGAGGGCGGGGCCATCGTCATCGAGGTGGCCGACGACGGCCGCGGCCTGTCGGCCGAGAAGATCCGCGCCAAGGCGCTGGCGACCGGCCTCGTGACGCCGACCCAGGCCGAGCAGATGTCGGACGCCGACGCCCGCTCGCTGATCTTCCTACCCGGCTTCTCGACGGCCTCGCAGGTCACCTCCGTCTCTGGACGCGGGGTCGGGATGGACGTGGTGCGCACCAACATCGAGAAGATCGGCGGCGCCATCGACGTCTCTTCCGTTGAGGGCGGCGGCACGCGGTTCACGATCCGCATTCCGCTGACCCTCACGATCGTCTCGGCCCTGATCGTCGAATGCTGCGACGAGCGCTTCGCCATCCCGCAGTCCTCGGTGGTCGAGCTGGTCAGCGCCTCGGGCGCGTCGGGCGCGTCCGGCCGGGCGATCGAGTACATCGACGGTTCCGCGGTGCTCCGCCTGCGCGACAGACTGCTGCCGCTGGTCTCCCTGCAGTCGCTGCTCGGGCTGGAAGCGTCTGGCGAACCCTCTGGCGAGACCTGCATCGTGGTCTGCCGGGTGGGCGCCTTCACCTTCGGGGTGATCGTCGACCGGGTGTTCGACACCGAGGAGATCGTGGTCAAGCCGGTCGCCACCGTGCTGCGCCACCTCAAGCTCTACTCCGGCGCCACGATCCTCGGCGACGGCTCGGTGATCCTGATCCTCGATCCCAAGGGCATGTCCAGCGAGGCGGGCGCCGGCCAGGGCGCCACCGCGACCCAGGACGAGGCCGAGGCCCAGGCCGCCGGCGAGGCCCAGGACCGGGCGGCCCTGCTGGTGTTCCGGGCCGCCAACGACGCGCTCAAGGCCGCGCCGCTGGCGTCGGTGTCGCGCATCGAGGAGGTCGCCGCCGACCAGATCGAACGGGTCGATGGCCGGGCGGTCATCCAGTACCGCGGCAAGCTCATGCCGATCCTCGGCGCCGACGCCCAACCGGCGGCGGTCTGGGAAGGCGGCCGCCGGCCGCTACTGGTGTTCGCCCGCGAGGACCGGGCGGTCGGCCTTCTGGTCGAGGAGATCGTCGACATCGTCGAGAGCGCGGTCAGCTCCGAACTCGACTCCCGCGGCGAGGGAGCCATGGGCAGCCTGATCATCGCCGGAAAGGCGACGGAGCTGATCGATGTGGGCTTCTACTGGCGGCGCGCCGTGAACGAGGACTCCGCGGAGCCTCGGGCGCGCCCGGGGGAGGGGCCGGCGCGGCGGGGGGCGGGCGCCAAGCGGCTGCTGGTCGTGGACTCCAGTCCCTTCTCGCAGCTGCTGCTCCGTCCCCTGCTGGCCCAGGCCGGTTATGAGGTGACGGTCGCGGTCGACGCCGACGCTGCCCTGAACCTCTACGACTCCGGGCAGCAGTTCCACCTGATCATGGCCGACACGCGCCCCGGCGCGCCGCAGGTGAAGGCGTTCGCCGAGGCCCTCGGCAAGGCGACGCGCTGGCACGGCACGCCGCTGCTGTCGCTGGCGATGCAGTCGGCCGGTGAGGCCGGCGTCGACAAGACCACCCTGCTCGACGCGGTGTCGGGCGCTCTGGACGATATGCGGGGGGCGGCATGA
- a CDS encoding response regulator: MDLRKTKVLLVDDNPQSLELMTQILLGFRVDKTSGCRSPEEARELLTSAIFDLIIIDGEMPNEDGISLTRHIRGEPNLPNFTAPIIVVSGHTPAEKVIRARDAGANMIVKKPIAPAVLLSRIEWLARNSREFVTTSNYCGPDRRFQHLPLPEGLPERRADTIALTANPERAMSQDDVDALFG, from the coding sequence TTGGACTTGCGGAAAACCAAGGTCCTGCTGGTCGACGACAACCCGCAGTCGCTGGAGCTCATGACTCAGATCCTCCTGGGCTTCCGCGTCGACAAGACGAGCGGGTGTCGGTCGCCAGAGGAGGCGCGTGAGCTGCTGACCTCGGCGATCTTCGACCTGATCATCATCGACGGCGAAATGCCGAACGAGGACGGCATCTCGCTGACGCGCCACATCCGCGGCGAGCCGAACCTGCCGAACTTCACCGCCCCGATCATCGTGGTCAGCGGCCACACGCCGGCCGAGAAGGTGATCCGCGCGCGGGACGCCGGCGCGAACATGATCGTCAAGAAGCCGATCGCCCCGGCCGTCCTGCTCAGCCGCATCGAATGGCTCGCGCGCAACAGCCGCGAGTTCGTCACCACGTCCAACTACTGCGGGCCGGACCGCCGCTTCCAGCACCTGCCCTTGCCCGAGGGTCTGCCGGAGCGCCGCGCCGACACGATCGCGCTCACCGCCAATCCTGAGCGGGCCATGTCACAGGATGACGTGGACGCCCTGTTTGGCTAG
- a CDS encoding TonB-dependent receptor, which yields MLQLQIPLQPRKAALLALARQSGLSIGFPASLQCAGRASAIGLMTATQALERILRDSGCRAVRLDSRTIAIEAEQAPRPAPRLPPAEPPAPPSAALAELVVTATKREVDLRSVPYALTALTADDLERDGVRGSGDLPAVAAGVTVTNLGPGRDKLLLRGLSDGPLTGHTQSTVGIYLDELRLTYNAPDPDLKWVDVARVEVLRGPQGSLYGSGSIGGVLHVVTRAPDPLMRDGRVAGFAETTRDGGVSYGGEGMVNQPLAEGRGAVRLVGWWESVGGYVDNRGAGRTDADRTRRHGLRASALWEAQPDLTLTASVVQQSINSADTHYAQPGLGTFARSTPNPEPHDNDFLAADLTLRWAARLADVTVTTGVLEHDVASRYDASLAPAALAPGGDAPAIYDDDNDIKGLVNEARVTSRGQGPLQWLAGAFAAFGQQDLSGTLFGAKGGIGYDETRRDRLLETALFGEASYALGRRLTLTAGGRLFSSSVRTRSHVRLGTASRDFDGKTSDSGFAPKLVAAYAAAPSLGLYVQAAEGYRSGGFNTSGPIGQAFGAGAGAAQPLRRYVGDELWSYEAGLRWQPSPNWRMRAAVFHASWRDIQADLLLPSGLPFTGNIGDGRSSGAELETAYARGQWTFSANLTAQEPELNRPDPGFAPRGDAGLPGVPKLAFGVAGAYRRPLAGRGYLEATARYAYVGRSHLTIDAQTAPAMGGYGDLRLGLALAAGDLRVELYGENVADSRDDTFAYGNPFSLRKVPQTTPQRPRTIGLSVSRSF from the coding sequence ATGCTGCAACTGCAGATCCCGCTCCAGCCGCGCAAGGCGGCCCTGCTGGCGCTCGCCCGCCAGAGCGGCCTGTCGATCGGCTTTCCCGCCAGCCTCCAGTGCGCGGGCCGGGCCTCGGCCATCGGGCTGATGACCGCGACCCAGGCGCTTGAGCGGATCCTCAGGGATTCCGGCTGCCGGGCAGTCCGGCTCGATTCTCGCACGATCGCGATCGAGGCGGAGCAGGCGCCGAGGCCCGCGCCCCGCCTGCCGCCGGCCGAGCCGCCCGCCCCGCCGTCCGCGGCGCTCGCCGAGCTGGTCGTCACGGCCACCAAGCGCGAGGTCGACCTGCGCAGCGTGCCCTACGCCCTGACGGCGCTCACAGCCGACGACCTGGAGCGGGACGGGGTGCGAGGCAGCGGCGACCTGCCGGCCGTGGCCGCCGGGGTGACGGTGACGAACCTCGGGCCCGGGCGCGACAAGCTGCTCCTGCGCGGACTCTCCGACGGGCCGCTCACCGGCCACACCCAGTCCACCGTCGGCATCTACCTGGACGAGCTCAGGCTCACCTACAACGCCCCGGATCCGGACCTCAAATGGGTGGACGTGGCGCGCGTGGAGGTCCTGCGCGGGCCGCAGGGATCGCTCTACGGCTCGGGCTCGATCGGCGGCGTGCTGCACGTGGTCACCCGCGCGCCCGACCCGCTGATGCGCGACGGCAGGGTCGCGGGCTTCGCCGAGACGACCCGCGACGGAGGGGTGAGCTACGGCGGCGAGGGCATGGTCAACCAGCCCTTGGCCGAAGGCCGCGGCGCCGTCCGCCTGGTCGGCTGGTGGGAATCGGTCGGCGGCTATGTGGACAATCGCGGCGCCGGCCGGACCGACGCCGACCGCACGCGTCGCCACGGCCTGAGGGCCTCCGCCCTGTGGGAGGCGCAGCCGGACCTCACCCTGACGGCTTCCGTCGTGCAGCAGTCGATCAATTCGGCGGACACGCACTACGCCCAGCCCGGGCTCGGAACCTTCGCCCGATCGACCCCGAATCCGGAGCCGCACGACAATGACTTCCTGGCTGCCGACCTGACGCTCCGCTGGGCGGCGCGCCTCGCCGATGTGACGGTCACCACTGGCGTCCTCGAGCACGACGTCGCCAGCCGCTACGACGCTTCGCTTGCGCCCGCGGCCCTGGCGCCGGGCGGGGATGCGCCGGCGATCTACGACGACGACAACGACATCAAGGGCCTGGTCAACGAGGCGCGCGTGACCTCGCGCGGACAAGGGCCGCTGCAGTGGCTGGCCGGCGCCTTCGCCGCGTTCGGCCAGCAGGATCTTTCCGGGACGCTGTTCGGGGCAAAGGGGGGGATCGGCTACGACGAGACCCGGCGCGACCGACTGCTTGAGACGGCCCTGTTCGGCGAGGCTTCCTACGCGCTCGGCCGGCGACTGACCCTGACGGCCGGCGGACGGCTGTTCAGCTCCAGCGTGCGCACGCGATCGCACGTCAGGCTGGGAACCGCCTCCAGGGACTTCGACGGCAAGACCTCAGACTCAGGCTTCGCCCCCAAGCTGGTGGCCGCCTATGCCGCCGCGCCCAGCCTCGGCCTCTATGTGCAGGCGGCGGAGGGCTATCGCTCCGGCGGCTTCAACACCAGCGGCCCGATCGGACAGGCGTTCGGCGCGGGCGCCGGCGCGGCGCAGCCCCTGCGCCGCTACGTCGGGGACGAGCTGTGGAGCTACGAGGCGGGCCTGCGGTGGCAGCCTTCGCCGAACTGGCGCATGCGCGCTGCGGTCTTCCATGCATCCTGGCGCGACATCCAGGCCGATCTTCTTCTGCCGTCAGGCCTGCCGTTCACCGGCAACATCGGCGACGGACGCAGCAGCGGCGCGGAGCTCGAGACGGCCTACGCCCGGGGGCAATGGACCTTCAGCGCCAATCTGACGGCGCAGGAGCCGGAGCTGAACCGCCCCGACCCCGGGTTCGCGCCGAGAGGCGATGCGGGCCTGCCGGGGGTTCCGAAGCTCGCGTTCGGCGTGGCGGGCGCCTACCGCCGTCCTCTCGCGGGGCGAGGCTATCTGGAGGCCACTGCGCGCTACGCCTACGTCGGCCGCTCGCACCTGACGATCGACGCCCAGACGGCGCCGGCGATGGGCGGGTATGGCGATCTGAGGCTCGGGCTCGCGCTGGCGGCCGGCGACCTGCGGGTTGAACTCTACGGCGAGAACGTGGCCGACAGCCGCGACGACACCTTCGCCTACGGCAACCCCTTCTCTCTGCGGAAAGTCCCCCAGACCACGCCCCAACGGCCGCGCACGATCGGCCTCTCGGTGAGCCGGAGCTTCTGA
- a CDS encoding AMP-binding protein, giving the protein MSKVLEALARHAAERPHATALVGEGRAITYAQLERKVRRTAEWLEERLSDAAPGAPVAIALDNGPAWVVLDLALIRLGRPSLPLPPFFTPDQVQHALRDAGACAILRPPAGALDPAAEIAGAPVAARRLGLLPRPLHAGTAKITYTSGSTGRPKGVCLSQAQLEAVAASIVEVIGAPFADRHMAVLPLGVLLENVAGLYPVLLAGGCYQALPLAEIGFAPGQRPDIGRLIDVVERDGVTSLILVPELLRGLVLWLGFSGRRLPNLRLVAVGGARVSSKLIAGARAVGVPAYEGYGLSECGSVVALNTPWADRTGTAGRVLPHLEVRLEADGELVAGPRPFLGYVGGPRQDGPVHTGDLCTMDADGYVSVVGRKSNVLITSFGRNVSPEWVESELLAQPEIAQSIVFGDGAPELCALLVPSTPAVTPDDLEAAVARANAALPSYARIGRWRLRPPLDPLADEVTANGRPRRATLRETHRDFIEAES; this is encoded by the coding sequence ATGAGCAAGGTCCTTGAGGCCCTCGCCCGCCATGCGGCGGAACGGCCGCACGCGACAGCCCTGGTCGGCGAAGGCCGGGCGATCACCTACGCCCAGCTTGAGCGCAAGGTGCGACGCACCGCCGAGTGGCTGGAGGAGCGCCTCTCCGACGCCGCGCCTGGCGCGCCTGTGGCCATCGCCCTCGACAACGGTCCGGCCTGGGTGGTCCTCGACCTGGCTCTGATCCGGCTGGGGCGCCCCAGCCTGCCGCTGCCGCCGTTCTTCACGCCGGACCAGGTCCAGCACGCGCTGCGCGACGCCGGCGCCTGCGCCATCCTCCGGCCTCCGGCCGGCGCCCTCGACCCCGCGGCGGAGATCGCCGGCGCGCCGGTCGCGGCGCGGCGGCTGGGCCTACTCCCACGGCCGCTGCACGCCGGGACCGCGAAGATCACCTACACCTCGGGCTCGACCGGCCGGCCCAAGGGCGTCTGCCTGTCCCAGGCCCAGCTCGAAGCCGTCGCGGCCTCGATCGTCGAGGTCATCGGCGCGCCCTTCGCGGATCGGCACATGGCGGTCCTGCCACTCGGGGTCCTGCTGGAGAACGTCGCCGGCCTCTACCCCGTGCTGCTGGCGGGCGGCTGCTACCAGGCCCTGCCGCTCGCCGAGATCGGCTTCGCCCCCGGCCAACGGCCCGACATCGGCCGCCTGATCGACGTCGTGGAGCGTGACGGCGTCACCAGCCTGATCCTCGTTCCCGAGCTACTGCGCGGCCTCGTGCTCTGGCTCGGCTTCAGCGGGCGGCGCCTGCCGAACCTGCGCCTCGTGGCGGTGGGCGGCGCGAGGGTCTCTTCCAAGCTCATCGCCGGGGCCCGCGCCGTGGGCGTTCCCGCCTACGAGGGTTACGGCCTGAGCGAGTGCGGTTCGGTCGTCGCCCTCAATACCCCCTGGGCCGATCGGACGGGCACGGCCGGCCGCGTCCTGCCGCACCTCGAGGTCCGCCTCGAGGCCGACGGAGAGCTGGTCGCTGGACCGCGGCCCTTCCTGGGCTATGTGGGCGGTCCGCGGCAGGACGGGCCGGTTCACACCGGCGATCTCTGCACGATGGACGCGGACGGCTACGTCTCCGTGGTCGGCCGCAAGTCAAACGTGCTGATCACCTCCTTCGGGCGCAACGTCTCGCCCGAGTGGGTGGAGAGCGAGCTGCTCGCCCAGCCGGAGATCGCCCAGTCCATCGTCTTCGGCGACGGCGCGCCCGAGCTCTGCGCCCTCCTCGTGCCCTCGACGCCGGCGGTGACGCCCGACGACCTCGAGGCGGCCGTGGCCCGCGCCAACGCCGCCCTACCCTCCTACGCCCGGATCGGGCGGTGGCGGCTGCGGCCGCCGCTCGACCCCCTGGCCGACGAGGTGACCGCCAACGGGCGGCCGAGACGCGCGACTCTGCGCGAGACCCACCGCGATTTCATCGAAGCCGAGAGCTGA
- a CDS encoding response regulator — protein MAVDKSMNVLVVDDYKTMIRIVRGLLEQLGFRNIDDATDGPTALEKIQAKDYGLILSDWNMSPMTGYELLQKVRADARTKDIPFLMVTAEAKTENVIAARKAGVNNYIIKPFTLAVLKQKLSAVLGEL, from the coding sequence ATGGCCGTCGACAAATCCATGAACGTGCTCGTCGTGGACGACTACAAGACGATGATCCGCATCGTCCGCGGTCTCCTCGAGCAACTCGGGTTCCGAAACATCGATGACGCGACGGATGGTCCGACGGCGCTCGAGAAGATCCAAGCCAAGGACTACGGCCTGATCCTCTCCGATTGGAACATGAGCCCGATGACGGGCTACGAACTGCTCCAGAAGGTGCGCGCCGACGCCCGTACCAAGGACATACCGTTCCTGATGGTCACGGCCGAGGCCAAGACCGAGAACGTCATCGCCGCCCGCAAGGCCGGGGTGAACAACTACATCATCAAGCCCTTCACCCTGGCCGTGCTGAAGCAGAAGCTCAGCGCGGTGCTGGGAGAGCTCTGA
- a CDS encoding chemotaxis protein CheW, which translates to MTVAMDPAMASVGAAEGLVSVRIGKQAFGVPVLSVQDVIAPTAINRVPLGPPEVAGSLNLRGRIVTAIDMRRRLGIEPRGADESTMSVIVERNGELYALLVDDVGDVLWLQANLHEPPPVTLSPEWRRLCSGLYRLEGELLLVLKVEEVLHLDPSTAMRPSPTAAAPAAAAEAPVAQSLFERLGGAAAVEAAVELFYRKVLADERINSFFQGVDMKRQARSQRAFLTMLMGGPNSYTGANLRSGHQRLKGLNDGHFDAVVEHLAATLKELGAADADIAEAGALAESARADVLNR; encoded by the coding sequence ATGACGGTCGCGATGGATCCAGCCATGGCCTCGGTCGGTGCGGCCGAGGGTCTGGTCTCAGTGCGGATCGGCAAGCAGGCCTTCGGGGTGCCTGTGCTGAGCGTCCAGGACGTCATCGCACCGACCGCCATCAACCGGGTGCCGCTCGGCCCGCCCGAGGTGGCGGGCTCGCTGAACCTGCGCGGCCGCATCGTCACCGCCATCGACATGCGCCGCCGCCTCGGCATCGAGCCGCGCGGCGCGGACGAGAGCACCATGTCGGTGATCGTCGAGCGCAACGGCGAGCTCTACGCCCTGCTGGTGGACGATGTAGGCGACGTGCTCTGGCTGCAGGCCAACCTGCACGAGCCGCCGCCGGTCACCCTCTCACCGGAGTGGCGACGCCTGTGCAGCGGGCTCTACCGCCTCGAAGGCGAGCTTCTGCTCGTCCTGAAGGTGGAGGAGGTGCTGCACCTCGATCCGTCGACCGCCATGCGGCCGTCGCCGACCGCCGCGGCTCCGGCCGCTGCGGCCGAGGCGCCGGTCGCTCAGAGCCTGTTCGAGCGGCTCGGCGGCGCGGCGGCGGTGGAGGCGGCCGTGGAGCTCTTCTACCGCAAGGTCCTGGCCGACGAGCGCATCAACAGCTTCTTCCAGGGCGTCGACATGAAGCGCCAGGCGCGTAGCCAGCGGGCGTTCCTGACCATGCTGATGGGCGGTCCGAACAGCTACACCGGCGCCAACCTGCGCTCCGGCCACCAGCGGCTGAAGGGGCTGAACGACGGCCACTTCGACGCCGTGGTCGAGCATCTGGCGGCGACCCTGAAGGAGCTTGGCGCCGCGGACGCCGACATCGCCGAGGCCGGCGCTCTCGCGGAGTCGGCGCGGGCCGACGTGCTCAACCGATGA